The window GTTGGACAAAAGACACAACAGTAGTCAAAACATTATCTGAATTTCGGAGGGAAAACAAAAGTAGAATTGAGCTTAGAACGTGGTATAAACCTATCATTAGAAAGAACACCGAACACCAAATACCATAATATATTCAGATTTTTGAGAAATTAACATAATCTAGTAAATACTTCTTCCACTGAACATCATCTATTAGTGTACTCAAATCCTAAACTTGGCACATTTTAGTACTTTGAGAACAATAAGATGTACTTTGTTAACTTGGCAAGAGCATGCAACTACCAATAAACTTTACCTCTTCCTTTTACTGGAACTAATGAATATAATTAGTAAATATATCAAAGTGCAACCCAAGAAAAATATATGACGACCAATAGTTTAATCAACTTGTTCAAAATTGCCTAAACAAAATATATGCCAACTCACCTAGCTTTAGCCTCCATGAACTTGGGCACCTGGAATATTGTTACTTACAGTTAGAACACTTCAAAATAAGAATTAATGCAATGAGATGTAAACCACTACAAGCATCACAGACTAACATGACCCAACATGAATGCAAAATATATAATCTCTTTATTTCATGTTTTCATTTATCCAAGAAAGTCTTCAACATGTCTAAAAGAAAAAGGTCCTCAGCTTAATTCACTCCATATGGTAGGATGTTATTGGAGTCTGCTATAAAGAAGGAAGCGAAAGAAATGAACAAGAAACCCAAAATATATATATATATATATATATATATATTAAAAAATATTATATGAAAAAATATACCAAAGAATCTTTTCCAATCTGCATTTATATGAAAAACCATTTGCATGGAGTTGTCATTCAAAGAAGCATTAAGGTTCAAACCAAAGTTGTTGCAATATAAGGGGGAGTGGATATCACCAGACACCTTATTGTGAGCTCTGGTATCTGCAGCTTGTTCAGAAAAATGAGTTCGGTGTTTGTTTTTGTGGTATCCATTCAACGGAGAAGTAGATTGCCCCTTTCTTGATCTTAAAGACCGATGAACAGAACTGTCTTTTGCTGTCCTTCTCTCCATTTTTTCAGTCTGAATTTCCCTATCTGAATGCTTTTCCCTGTGCATACTGCTATCACTCTCTCTCCTATGAAATCTTTGACGGCCACCAATTATTTTCTCCTCATCTCTTGTATCACCAGCATGTTGAGGTGAGTGATATCTATGTCTACTACTGCAGTGTCGATCTGATGGAGAAGTAACATGCCTTGATCTTGAAGACCTATGACCAGTATTCTCTTCTGCTGTCAATCTCTCCGATCTTTCAGTATCATTTTTCCTATCTATACTTCTATGATTTTCTCTGCTATAAATTGTTTCACTGCCCTCAATTAATTTCTCATTGTCTCTTGTATCACCAGTATGTTGAGGTAAAAGAGATCTATATCTACTCCTGCTGTTTCGATCTGATGGAGAACCATGCGTTGATCTTGAAGACCTATGACTAGTACTGTCTTTTGCTGTGATTCTCTCCATTCTTTCATTGTCATTCTCCATATGCAAGCTTCTACGATTCTCTCTGCTATGATTTCTTTCACGGTCCTCCATCACTTTCTCCCCATGTCTTGTATCACAAGTATGTTGAGGAGAGTAAGATCTAAGTCTACTCCTGCGGTGTTGATCTGATGGAGAAATATCATGCCTCGAGCTTGAAGACAGATAACCCGTACGGTCTTTTGCTGTCATTCTTTCCATTCTATCAGTCTCATTTTCCCTATACATTCTTCTATCATTCCCTCTAGTATGATTTCTGTCACGGCTCTCAGTTACTTTCTCCCTATCTCTTGTATCACAAGCATGTTGAGGCGAGTGTCTATGTCTACTCCTGCACTCTCTATCTGATGGAGAACTACCATGCCTTGATCTTGAAGATTTACCATGAGTATCATTCCTTCCAGAAAAATTCTCCGTTCTTCTAACATATCCATTAGAACCACCTTCCTGTAAATTCCAACTGATCTCCCGACCATTGATCCTTTCCTGTTCTGTCTCAAGCACTTCTCCAGCTTCAGCTCTTCTTAACCGTTTTGTCCGGGGAAAAGGAGAGAAAGGAGAGGGTGACCTTGCATGCTTGGGAAACTTGAGGCGAATTGAATATTTCTCACTTGATGGAGAACTGCCTCTGTGGGAATCTCTGTGACGGGTAGGTGATCTTTCTCTTCGATATTGACTCTTCCTAGACGGACTCCTACTATGAGGAGACTCATGGCCCTGTACGGGAGGTTTGGAATGATGTGTTAGATTTCGCCCCATCATGGAATCTGCAAATGCACGAGTGGACTTCTCCTGAATAACATAAGTTGAGAGACAAACTAGATGTTAGAACTTCAAGACTACCTGATAAATACTTGTCTAACATATAACNNNNNNNNNNNNNNNNNNNNNNNNNNNNNNNNNNNNNNNNNNNNNNNNNNNNNNNNNNNNNNNNNNNNNNNNNNNNNNNNNNNNNNNNNNNNNNNNNNNNNNNNNNNNNNNNNNNNNNNNNNNNNNNNNNNNNNNNNNNNNNNNNNNNNNNNNNNNNNNNNNNNNNNNNNNNNNNNNNNNNNNNNNNNNNNNNNNNNNNNNNNNNNNNNNNNNNNNNNNNNNNNNNNNNNNNNNNNNNNNNNNNNNNNNNNNNNNNNNNNNNNNNNNNNNNNNNNNNNNNNNNNNNNNNNNNNNNNNNNNNNNNNNNNNNNNNNNNNNNNNNNNNNNNNNNNNNNNNNNNNNNNNNNNNNNNNNNNNNNNNNNNNNNNNNNNNNNNNNNNNNNNNNNNNNNNNNNNNNNNNNNNNNNNNNNNNNNNNNNNNNNNNNNNNNNNNNNNNNNNNNNNNNNNNNNNNNNNNNNNNNNNNNNNNNNNNNNNNNNNNNNNNNNNNNNNNNNNNNNNNNNNNNNNNNNNNNNNNNNNNNNNNNNNNNNNNNNNNNNNNNNNNNNNNNNNNNNNNNNNNNNNNNNNNNNNNNNNNNNNNNNNNNNNNNNNNNNNNNNNNNNNNNNNNNNNNNNNNNNNNNNNNNNNNNNNNNNNNNNNNNNNNNNNNNNNNNNNNNNNNNNNNNNNNNNNNNNNNNNNNNNNNNNNNNNNNNNNNNNNNNNNNNNNNNNNNNNNNNNNNNNNNNNNNNNNNNNNNNNNNNNNNNNNNNNNNNNNNNNNNNNNNNNNNNNNNNNNNNNNNNNNNNNNNNNNNNNNNNNNNNNNNNNNNNNNNNNNNNNNNNNNNNNNNNNNNNNNNNNNNNNNNNNNNNNNNNNNNNNNNNNNNNNNNNNNNNNNNNNNNNNNNNNNNNNNNNNNNNNNNNNNNNNNNNNNNNNNNNNNNNNNNNNNNNNNNNNNNNNNNNNNNNNNNNNNNNNNNNNNNNNNNNNNNNNNNNNNNNNNNNNNNNNNNNNNNNNNNNAATGAGCTTTCTTAGCTATTCAAGTGATATTGTGTGTGTGTGTATATATATATATACACACACATGGCCCTTTCAATAAGAGATCCCTTTTTTGTTTATTTCTAGGGATAGGGTATTTGACAAACTTCCCGATCACTAAATCACATTTCCACCGTTCAGTTTGTAGGTGTATATGAGTAGATTACTTCTGCAAATTTTCAGAAAATTTGGTGATCCTTAAGTCATCCAAATGTTTGATTTATTTCTAATGATCTTGAACGGTGTAGGTTTGACATAAGTGTTAAGTTTTTTGTTTTAATCTCAGCCATCAAAACCCATTAAAAAACAGATCTAATGGTTTGGGTCTATCCCTAAAAATAACAAAAAATAGGGACCCCTCAATGGAAGGGCCCTGATATATATATATATATATCAGAGAAGATAACAAATAAAACACAGTGCTAAAGCTTAAGGTGTTGTGTTGATCTACTATGTAATTTATCCCCAAAACCAGATATTTGTTATTGAGAATGCTAATATGCTACATAAACAAAATCCAACAACAAAGAATAAACATGCCGGAAACAAATAAAACAGGAGACTAAAAATCATCTACAACAATTACCAAGCCATAAAAGTAAACCAGCACACTGAAGCATGAACTAAATCGATTTCGAGACTCTACATTCACCATTCTAGACTAAAAGCCAAAAATGCAATATAGCACTACAAATCAGTGAAGACCTTCAAATTTTGAGAGTTGCGACTGAGCAGACATTCAAACCGAAAGCAGAGGATGAGAAGTTAAAATGGATAATTCTTACAGATTCCCAGTAGTAAAATGAAGCTTCAATTCATGCCATATATGTAGGAAAAATGGGACTATGCTTTATAATGCACGGTCAACAACTCAACATAACATTGAAGCATATATTATCACGAAAAGCACAGAATCAGAATAGGCTTAAATAGCACATACTGTTTCTAGTTCAAATAAAAATAACCAAGAAACATACATATACATAATACAGATATAATGGCAGAATTGGATGGTGTCCTCATGAAAATACACAGAACCCAGAAACAGAATGCAAAGAAAACGCTACTAAAACTACATGGTCGTTTCAGATTCCGTGAAATCAAATCCAAAGATCGAATCCAAGAAAAAGGAGACAAAACAAAAGCGCAAAGTGGAAATCGAACCTGGAGAATGGCAACAAGGTCGCACGTTTCGGCTTCAAGTTTTAAGTGAAAGCCCAACTCCGCCACGTCAAATTTTCCTCTCTTGGAATCCCAGGAATTCAAAGTCCCAGTTGTTGGTATTTTGGTAAAATCCCGAGGGAAGGTTTTGGGTTGACCGGGTCTATGACTGGGCTGATGTTCCTACCCGGCCCGACTGTATTATACGATAACCATTTTATCATTTGCCTTTTTTTTATTTATAGTTTTCATTAAGAACTTGAAATTAAATAATTCATAAATTGGAGATTACTTAAATAAGAGAGAAAATATAACCGTATTTATTTTGGTTAGTCTGATTTCATTGTCATATAGCATTCGTATAGGAATGCAAGCTAATTGTTGAGTAATCAAAGTATAAATAATGTTACACCAGCTTATTATGATTTTAATACACTAAGCCTCTATTCACACATATTTAACGAGAATAATATGTTTTTGTAACACATTCAAAATGTGTTGTGCCTGAGATCTATAGAATTTTACATGACATTAGGGGATTCATCATCTATTGTAGATTAGAAGATATCAAACATCATGTGATTCATGTCTGATTTGAATCTCACCACTTTTTCTATGTGATTTCATCTATCAATGGTTACATATATTTCTAATTGTAACCTTAAAAATTAAAATGTATCTCAAGAATTTTAAACCATATTTTATCGTTTAAAATTTTATCAAATAATGGCTGCACAACACATTAATCTCCAAAAAAGTACACAAAATTGCAACACTTTCAACCTACTCATGTAGATTTTCTGATGTACTAATTTCTTCCAATACCTTATATCACTTATGTATGTATAAATGATTAAGATATCAGAATGTATAATCCTCAAGTCCTCAACAATCATAAACTTCTCGTTCTTGCTTATAAAGGCCCTCATATAATACATGACGAAAGCACTACAAAAGCATGCATTTCTTAGTTTTGACTTTTGAGTTAGATGATTCGTCTGTAACACAAGAATATGATGATCTGATCTAGTAAAACAGAATCATTATCTTGACAGTCGATTAATTTTCCTCAGTTATGCAGCAGTTAGATTTAGACTTGAAGGTGATAATAAGAAAAATGAAATCATTTCCCTTGATTCTAAAATCCAATTACCTCCATCATTTGATGTACATACAGTCGGCATCAACAAAACTCTAACAAGACGCATTTGTAATTAACTTGAGAAGAATGTAATGCTACATAATACAAGTTATGTGTAATGCTATCGCCCAATATCCCGAAGGCAATTACAGAAGTCAGTCGTATTTATTTTCTTTTTTCCAGGGTAAACAGGCTTGGCACATTGCCCTGCGGTCTCAATTATCGTATAGAGCTTCTGGATAGGCATATCATTCAGGGCATCAGCAGCTGCATTTATGTCCTCATCAGTAAAAACTTTCAACTGCTCTAGCACCTTCTTTGCATCCTCACTAGTTAGTGTAGGAACATTGTAAGCGTGAGAAAATGTCTTGCAAAAGCGAATTGAGTCCAAGAATTCGAATTCACTAGTTGTTCCTATCACCAGAAGCTTGTTTCCCTTTGGAGGAAGGCGCTTCAGAAGACCCCATAGTGTTTGATACATCATGGTTGAGAACCTTGGACCAATAGGAATAAACTCCATCAACCTCTCAATGTCGTCCAAGATAATGATGCTCAATTGTGACTTGTAAGCTTCCTCAAAGACGTTTTCGAGGTGAACACATTTTGACCTTTCGTCATGAAGACCAATCATGGACTCCGCCGAAATAATCCTGACAAATGGAAATCGGCTGTGGATGCCAATGGTAGCTGCTAAGGCAGATTTGCCAGTGCCACTAGGGCCTTCTAGAAGGCATTTAAGAAGAGGGCTTCCTTCACTCGATCTAACTTGCTCCACGAGTAGCATAGCTCTGTCATAAGCATACCTATGTCGATCACCACAATTCAAAATGCCATTTAACCTGCATCGTTCAAGCTCCTCTGCTGAGGCTCCATAAGTAGGTCTAATTTCTTGAAGAGCGCGTCTAAAATCATCCATGGTAACTTTAATATTCTCCTCATCCACTGGCTTCTTAAGATCATCCAGACTCAGTTGTCTGTTAAAAGCAAATGACACAGCACTTCTAACAACACCTTCAAGTTCTGCACCACTGTAGTTTTCTGCACGAGTAGCAAGGTCTAGAAGATTCACATCTGGAGCAAGAAAAGAGCTCTCCTTTATCTTGTTTGTATGAATTTGAAGAATCTGTAGGCGGCCTTTTTTATCAGGAAGGCCTATCTGAATTTGAACTTCCAGGCGTCCTGGTCTCAAAAGAGCTTCATCCAGCAACTCCTTTCTGTTAGTCAATCCAATAATTAGAATGTTATTCAGAGGCTCCACTCCATCCATCTTGGTAAGTAATGTGTTCACGATATTATCATGAATGCGTGAACTATCACGGCTGGAGCCTGATCTTTTCTTACAAATAGCATCAATTTCGTCAAATATTATGACATGCAAATCACTTTCATCCCCATGAACTATTTGATCCTGTTCAGCATCAGCAAATAGCTCCCTAACATTCTTCTCACTTTCACCAACGTAACAATCCAACACTTCAGGGCCATTGACAATCTTTGGATCTTTCCCATTCAAAATTTTCCCTATTTGACGAGCCACCAGAGTTTTTCCAGTACCAGGTGGTCCATAAAGCAGCATTCCCTTCACATGTTTAATCCCCAATTTATTTACCACATGATGAGGGATTACGCGGGACGCAAAAGCTCTTCGAAATATACTTTCAAACTCGGCATTTAATCCACCGATGCCGAGCTTTTGAAGATTAAGTTCCTTCTGCGTGAAGATTTTACGCTGATTTATTACCTTTAGTGCATTTGAACCCCTTGGTGTCTCAAAGATGAAGCATGTCCCAGATGAAATCATCCCTCTTTCAAGATCAGCATCAGCCTTTTCTTGTCCCTCTACTGCAGCCTGATGGACTGTGAAAACGTATTCACGACCTCCATCAGACTTGAATGCTACTTTTTGTCCAACCGTCATAATCTGCACATATCAAGTGTTATTCCACAATCGAGACATAACAAATAAATACTTCAGCAAGAGTTAACAAAGGATGGCATCATTCAAAGAACAGATTCAATTTTCACATGTGTTGCATCTCAGACTATGAGCACATTTGCCTAAAACTAATAATTTGTCTGAAACTGCAAAAGATTCGAACTTATACTAGATAAAGTTCTAACATAGGAGATACTTCAAGATATGTTCAGTTTCTTAATAATATCTTTGACAACTTTTAGGCTAAAAGAATGAAAATTGTGCACTTTGGACTAAAAGATTGACCAAGATCACAATTCCCAGGACTATTGTTAGACATCTATAGCAACATTGATACCATATCAAATTATCAATCCCAATCCCAATCCCAAGAACTAAACTTTTACCAGTTTTAACTTGTGTCTACTAAACAAGGTAAAATCTTCAAACAAATATAAAACTAACTGGAAGTGTAAAATAAAATAAAAATAAAAAAACAAGCTACATACCTGGTACATGTACTTGTTTCTAAGCAACTCATCGAGAAAAACAGCATCAACCTGTCGAGTTTTGGTTCTCTTCCCCAACAGCTCTATCTCTATCTTAAGCAGTGCCAACTTAAAATGCTCTTCGGGCGGAACAAATTTGGTGACAGAAACCTTGTCACCAACAGAAACCCCAGCTTGGTTTTGTTGGGTCGCATTCAGAGCAATGTGGCCGCTCTCTATGCCCTCTTGTGGGCTGACAGATAGGACGTAGTTGTCGCCGACGGTGGCATACCAGCGGTCAGATTGAGGGTTGGCGAAGGTGGGAAGATCGGACGGCGAGCAGTAGGCGTGGTTGGTGAAGACGGAGTCGCCGGCGGGGGTGGTTACGATCATATGCATGGTGGCTGGGACAAGGGAGGAGAAAGAAAAGAGGAGAGTCTAGGATTAAGGGTAGGTTTAGTGTGTTGGATATTTATACAAGTTTTCATCCGTATTGGGCTAGGATTCCTTGGAATAAAGGAATCCAGGCTGGGCCGGGATTCCTCTATGGGCTCAGTTCGAGCTTTGCTATTCTTCGTCAAAAAGTTAGGTCACGTAAAACGGATTAATATAGCGGAAATTCAGATTAGTCTGTTATCTATTTCGTTTTCAATATATATCTTTGATTTTGATTAATTTTGAGATCAATTTTGTTCTTGGTTTTACGGATATGAGTAGTAGAGATTGTTATATGCATATATATATACTGGGTTTTGAGTTCAGAAGAGCGTTCTCTCACCGATTAAAGGTTAGTGTTTGATGATGAGTTCTGTGTGCTTGAATTAAAGTTTAAGTTCTGGGAATCTGCTTGAATTGCTTTGAATTTAAGATATATAAATATTTTTTGGAGCTAAGATCGATCGTATGGTTCCTTTATATGGAATTCGAGTGTTTGATTGATTCATTCGCAATGTGATGGTTTAGGGTTTAAGATTCCAAGTTACTTCTTTGTATGAATTGGGATTGCTAGTACATAGAGGTATTGCAGCCTTTATTTTCGTAGCTACTGTTGGGATCGTTCATGAAAGTAGACACTTCATACCAAATCTCTTGGTTATATATTTTCCTTTATTTTTGTTTTGTTATTCTTG of the Fragaria vesca subsp. vesca linkage group LG6, FraVesHawaii_1.0, whole genome shotgun sequence genome contains:
- the LOC101294098 gene encoding vesicle-fusing ATPase-like — translated: MIVTTPAGDSVFTNHAYCSPSDLPTFANPQSDRWYATVGDNYVLSVSPQEGIESGHIALNATQQNQAGVSVGDKVSVTKFVPPEEHFKLALLKIEIELLGKRTKTRQVDAVFLDELLRNKYMYQIMTVGQKVAFKSDGGREYVFTVHQAAVEGQEKADADLERGMISSGTCFIFETPRGSNALKVINQRKIFTQKELNLQKLGIGGLNAEFESIFRRAFASRVIPHHVVNKLGIKHVKGMLLYGPPGTGKTLVARQIGKILNGKDPKIVNGPEVLDCYVGESEKNVRELFADAEQDQIVHGDESDLHVIIFDEIDAICKKRSGSSRDSSRIHDNIVNTLLTKMDGVEPLNNILIIGLTNRKELLDEALLRPGRLEVQIQIGLPDKKGRLQILQIHTNKIKESSFLAPDVNLLDLATRAENYSGAELEGVVRSAVSFAFNRQLSLDDLKKPVDEENIKVTMDDFRRALQEIRPTYGASAEELERCRLNGILNCGDRHRYAYDRAMLLVEQVRSSEGSPLLKCLLEGPSGTGKSALAATIGIHSRFPFVRIISAESMIGLHDERSKCVHLENVFEEAYKSQLSIIILDDIERLMEFIPIGPRFSTMMYQTLWGLLKRLPPKGNKLLVIGTTSEFEFLDSIRFCKTFSHAYNVPTLTSEDAKKVLEQLKVFTDEDINAAADALNDMPIQKLYTIIETAGQCAKPVYPGKKKINTTDFCNCLRDIGR
- the LOC101303341 gene encoding uncharacterized protein LOC101303341 — protein: MMGRNLTHHSKPPVQGHESPHSRSPSRKSQYRRERSPTRHRDSHRGSSPSSEKYSIRLKFPKHARSPSPFSPFPRTKRLRRAEAGEVLETEQERINGREISWNLQEGGSNGYVRRTENFSGRNDTHGKSSRSRHGSSPSDRECRSRHRHSPQHACDTRDREKVTESRDRNHTRGNDRRMYRENETDRMERMTAKDRTGYLSSSSRHDISPSDQHRRSRLRSYSPQHTCDTRHGEKVMEDRERNHSRENRRSLHMENDNERMERITAKDSTSHRSSRSTHGSPSDRNSRSRYRSLLPQHTGDTRDNEKLIEGSETIYSRENHRSIDRKNDTERSERLTAEENTGHRSSRSRHVTSPSDRHCSSRHRYHSPQHAGDTRDEEKIIGGRQRFHRRESDSSMHREKHSDREIQTEKMERRTAKDSSVHRSLRSRKGQSTSPLNGYHKNKHRTHFSEQAADTRAHNKVPKFMEAKARIDENDSVAMMRAAEEVLESQKKQKSSFELFGKLAVETSRFRGDGPKKKLISSNANGDEDYDNGRTRSICRLNLAPRKKKLLVFDLNGLLVYRVFCFNKGGIPKDRTSDGRCGNHLVYKRPFAEEFMLFCLERFEVGIWTSALEKNVDGVLDCVMEKLRSRLVFVWDQHRCTDSGYKSLETKMKPLYLKEVKKVWDHFEGKFSASDTLLIDDQPYKALLNPPYTGIFLDPYIPDNGSDNALDPKKELGEYLAGLAVADDVQLYVKENPFGQPAISSEHPNWNFYSAVLQKLGKYL